Below is a window of Cloacibacillus sp. DNA.
TTACAAGCAAAATAGTCCTCGCACGACGTGACAGTCTGAAAATTTTTCTGAAAAATACCTGTATCAGGATCGCAAAAAATCCGATGGTCGTTGCCCCTCTCTGCGGAATGTTTCTGGTATTCGCCGGGCTAAAACACCTTCCGGACGGCCTGGACAAAGCACTTTACATGGTGAGCAACGCCGCTACGGGCATATCTCTGCTTGTCCTCGGAGCTTCGATAGATATTAAAAACGCCAGGGGTGCGATCCTCTCCTGTTGGCGTGAAATCATTACGCGTCTTTTTGTCCATCCCGGTATACTATATTTTTGCCTCACCGTAGCCGGAGTCGATTTGTCTCTGAAAAACGTTTCTGTACTTGTGACGGCGACGCCAACCGCGGCGACCCTCTTTGTCTTGGCGCGGGGTATTGGCCTTGACGGTGACCACGCTGCCGAACTGACGGTAATAACGATGCTTCTCTCTGCCGTTACGATCCCGGTGTGGATAGTTTTACTCGGTGTATAAGCTATAAATCAGGATACAGGCTTGTTTACTTTTGCTGGGCGCTGGTTACTGATGATGCGTTCTTGAGGGCATTAAAGAGATAACGGTTTTTAATACTTACCCTGTTCTG
It encodes the following:
- a CDS encoding AEC family transporter, yielding MSFSQLLRGFILISPLAILLTAGNILSVKGFITKADIAAISKFLFWIISPALLFRNAFHIEGGLAGHLPFVCAIVAAALATAVLAYMIERFIFCERTARKVALTTAASVRPNTIYVGLPIVESVFGSSAVVLLSLYAAVAIPLYNLLSPLTSKIVLARRDSLKIFLKNTCIRIAKNPMVVAPLCGMFLVFAGLKHLPDGLDKALYMVSNAATGISLLVLGASIDIKNARGAILSCWREIITRLFVHPGILYFCLTVAGVDLSLKNVSVLVTATPTAATLFVLARGIGLDGDHAAELTVITMLLSAVTIPVWIVLLGV